In Methanocella paludicola SANAE, the sequence CCTGAATATCGACGATGTGCGAAAAGTGCTTACGCCCCATGCCACTTATAGCCTTGAAGAGCGGGCCATCGTCTACGCCGCCATGGCTTACATGGCAAAGCTGCTGGTCGACGAGGGCGTGAACGTGATCATCGACGCCACGGGCAACCTGAGGCAGTACCGTGACGTAGCCCGAAAGCTCATACCCGACTTCGTGGAAATATACGTCAAATGCCCGCTGGACGTGGCCATCAGGCGCGAGGAGGCCCGAAGGGGCGGGAATGCGCCGAAGGATATCTATAAAAAAGGCATGACTGGCAAGAGCTCGACCGTTCCCGGCGTGAACGTCGTGTATGAGCCCCCGGAGGCGCCTCTTGTTACGCTGGATACGGAAAAATTGTCGGCCGCGGATGCTGCTGCCCTGGCCGCCGACGTGCTGATGTCCCATTTTGGTGAAGCCTATGACTGAGCTTAGCCTCGTTAAGCGTATGGCAGAGAACGTCCTGAAGTGCTCGACCGAATACCTTTCATCTCACCTGGACTATGATGAGGTGCTTAAGCGGCGTGCTACCGATGTCACCCGGCGCATCGACATGGTCGCCGAGGAGGCGCTGGATGCCGCCATTATCGAGGAGGGCATCTCGGCCAGGATCATCAGCGAAGAGCTGGGCGAGCATATTGTCCCGGCCGGAAAAGAGCCCGAGTATACGCTCATCATGGACCCCATCGACGGCTCGGCGAACCTTTCTATGGGCATCCCCTATTATTGTACGTCTCTTGCGCTTTCGAAAAAGACGCAGAATGCGACGTTCGCCGACATCGATGCCGGCGCCGTTGCGGCCGTATGGGGAAAGACGTTCTATGCATCGAAAGGCCAGGGCGCATTCTATGACGGCGAGCGCCTGGCCACGAAGGAGCACCCCGAGAAGCCGAGGTACGTGCTATATTCCTTCGGCGTCGGCCCAATTCCTAAAAATATTATTTCGCTGGTCGAGAAAAAGTGCCTGACGCGCACTATGGGAAGCGTTGCCCTGGATATGTCCCAGGTCGCCAGGGGCTCGCTGGACGCCATCATCGATTCCCGGGACCGGATCAGCGGCTACGACATCATGGCCGCCTCGCTTATTCTCAAGGAGGCGGGCGGCGTACTGACAGGCTATGCGGGAAATGATATGTCCACGATGCCGGTGAATGCCGGCAGCTTTTCTATTCTGGGCGCTGCGAACAGCGAACTACATAAAAAGCTTCTTGAAAGCCTGCATTAGGCAGGGTTAATCCAGACGCCCCATTTTTTCTCTACGCGTGCTTTCTCATTTTCATATTCTTCACGATGCTCAGATAAGTACCGTATCCGGTCGTAGGCGGCCTTAACGGCCTTCTGCGCAGCCTCGGACGTAAGCTTCCAGAACCGGTCATCGTCCACTTTCACGAACTCCTCGTTAAATATCTCGAAGACTATGTCGTACATGCCGTAGAGGCTCGTAGTATTGCAGGAAAAACTATTCCCCACGGCCTGCCCGAAAGCACGTGCAAAAAGCTCATCGCCAAATCCCAGACGCAGCGAGGCAAGCTCGCCCAGCTTTGTGATCGTGTCGTGGATGCTCTTACGCATATCCTCCTTATCGCTGGTAAGATACTGCTCTTTACCGAAAGCCGCCCGTATATGCCGGTGCACGATGGCCTCGCTGGCCGAGATGGGCACCTTTTCCTCGTAAACATGAGGGGCCTTCCACACGATCTCCAGCTCATCCCATGGCGTATCTCCGATGTCGCCGATCATCGAGAAAAGGATGCGCAGGCCTCTCCAAAGCTCGTTGACCGTCTCCCGGACGGCATCATTCAGCTGCGGCCGGATCTTTAGAACAAGCTCGTCGCCCTCGACGCCGGCAGAAAATTCAGCATCCAGGCCCTCCAGGGCCTCGTATTCGATAGGAAAAAGAATGCCCACTGAATCCTCGATCTTCTCGATCTTAAGGTCGACGGTGTCGAAGACTTTCATACACTATAAAAATAATTTTATTTGTATTTAATCGTTGGGCAATGCCGGAAGCACAATAAGGTTAATAACTGTCGGATACACCAATAATATAATGGTATTTATTTGGCGACGTTTGGTAAATTGTACCTTGTCCGGATTTATTGCACCAGGCAGAAACGGCGATTAACCATTTCTGACACTCCTAAAGGATGACCGATAATACATACGATGAACATCATTATAATTTTTTAGTCTATTCGCATCCAATGTTAGAGCCCAAATTATGGTTGTCCCATTTCTATCTTGGGGTATATAGCCAGCTCCTCGTTTTTGGACTTTTTCTTATAAAAATATATGGATAATAATCACTTATCAATAGCTGGTAGCATGACCACGAACCGTGCGCCCTTCGTATGATTGCCTGGTACCCTGTCCTCGACATGGATGGTACCGTAGAAATCCTCTACGAGCGATTTGACCAGGTATAAGCCTAATCCCTTGCCACCGACTTTCCCATTCTCTTTCCGAAGCCTCTCGAACACATTCTCCTTTAAAGTGTTAGGAATACCCGGGCCGTCATCCTCTACGATGACCCGGCAATACTCTCCCCCATCCTCCCGGATACGCTCTAATCGCAGGCCTATCCACACGGACTTCCCGGGGCCAGAATGTTTTATCGAGTTGCCTATAAGATTGGAAAACACGTCCCTGAGCAGCCCGTTAGCCATCACATGACAATCCCCAAGCGGTGAATAGTCGATGGCGACGTCCTTGCCCGGCACGTTCAAGTACTCGTCCCTCAACTCGGCGAGCAGGCCGTCCAGATCGATCACCT encodes:
- a CDS encoding adenylyl-sulfate kinase, with the translated sequence MSWAAWVTGLPGSGKTTIADITADILRVKGVHVKVLNIDDVRKVLTPHATYSLEERAIVYAAMAYMAKLLVDEGVNVIIDATGNLRQYRDVARKLIPDFVEIYVKCPLDVAIRREEARRGGNAPKDIYKKGMTGKSSTVPGVNVVYEPPEAPLVTLDTEKLSAADAAALAADVLMSHFGEAYD
- a CDS encoding inositol monophosphatase family protein, with the protein product MTELSLVKRMAENVLKCSTEYLSSHLDYDEVLKRRATDVTRRIDMVAEEALDAAIIEEGISARIISEELGEHIVPAGKEPEYTLIMDPIDGSANLSMGIPYYCTSLALSKKTQNATFADIDAGAVAAVWGKTFYASKGQGAFYDGERLATKEHPEKPRYVLYSFGVGPIPKNIISLVEKKCLTRTMGSVALDMSQVARGSLDAIIDSRDRISGYDIMAASLILKEAGGVLTGYAGNDMSTMPVNAGSFSILGAANSELHKKLLESLH